From a single Paenibacillus sp. FSL W8-0426 genomic region:
- a CDS encoding carbohydrate ABC transporter permease has product MKTRDPLAISRRSAAVIHAMFLFYAIACIVPILLVFAISFSDETTIVANGYKLIPEKFSLQAYEYLFKDMDQIIHSYGISIIVTVIGTVTSVALTALYAYPLSRRDLPYRGWFAFFIFFTMLFNGGLVPWYLVYVNVLDLKNSILALILPLLMSPFFVLVMRTFFANSIPTSILESARIDGAGEIRTFAKIVLPLSLPVLATVALFSTLNYWNDWYLSMIFISDNRTISLQYLMYRTLLDIQYLTSNSNVSSQISSQGGLLNLPNKTLQMAMAVVGIGPIVLAYPFFQRYFIKGLTVGAVKG; this is encoded by the coding sequence GTGAAAACACGTGATCCGCTAGCCATATCGCGGCGTTCGGCCGCGGTCATTCACGCCATGTTCCTTTTTTACGCCATCGCCTGCATCGTGCCGATCCTGCTTGTCTTTGCGATCTCCTTTTCGGACGAAACGACGATTGTGGCGAACGGCTACAAGCTCATTCCCGAGAAGTTCAGCCTGCAGGCTTATGAATATTTGTTCAAGGATATGGATCAGATTATCCACTCTTATGGAATTTCCATTATCGTCACGGTCATAGGCACCGTCACCAGCGTGGCATTGACAGCACTGTATGCCTATCCGCTATCCCGGAGGGATTTGCCGTACCGCGGCTGGTTCGCGTTCTTCATTTTCTTCACCATGCTGTTCAACGGCGGTCTCGTTCCCTGGTATCTCGTCTATGTGAACGTGCTGGACCTGAAAAATTCGATTCTCGCACTCATTTTGCCGCTGCTGATGTCACCGTTCTTCGTGCTTGTCATGCGCACTTTTTTCGCGAATTCCATTCCGACGTCCATCCTGGAATCGGCACGGATCGACGGCGCTGGAGAGATCCGGACGTTCGCGAAAATCGTGCTTCCGCTCTCGCTGCCCGTTCTGGCAACGGTCGCCCTGTTCAGCACATTGAACTACTGGAACGACTGGTACCTCAGCATGATTTTCATTTCCGATAACCGGACGATCAGCCTTCAGTACCTCATGTACCGGACGCTGCTCGATATTCAATATTTGACGTCCAATTCCAACGTGTCTTCACAGATCTCTTCGCAAGGCGGATTGCTGAATCTGCCGAACAAAACGCTGCAGATGGCGATGGCGGTCGTCGGGATCGGCCCGATCGTGCTCGCGTATCCGTTCTTTCAGCGCTATTTCATCAAAGGACTTACCGTAGGAGCTGTGAAAGGCTAA
- a CDS encoding ABC transporter substrate-binding protein produces MLKSIKVWPRIAAAIMALSLVLAGCSSDKGGTTPAAEGGGGGESASTPSYEVTLYYPGTPQKDVALVEAEINKKMEPKIGATLKINAIDWGQWDNKLNLMISSGEKSDIIFTAAWQNYTVNVAKGAFLPLNDLLDQYGQDIKKNLDPAFLEGSQVDGVNYGVPTNKELAATRGVLVRKDLADKYNMDLSAVKTWADLEPLLKTIKDNEPGVTPFYMSNTNGNGLLENLDWDYLGDASVPGVISKTAGTTTVLNEVETPEFKEAAALARKWYQAGYINSDAATSNVFPKDQAKAGKAFMWTDGMKPGKDKEEEGYVGYPLTQIEMTQPTITTGDASGAMLAISRSSEQPEKAMQVINLLHSDKEINNLLNFGIEGKHYVKKEGEDNIITLPPGVDANSRTYNPGAQWQLGNQFLNYLWDNEDPQKWEKFKEFNAKGVKSPALGFTFNSQSVKNEIAAVNNVNKQFKPGMTSGAVDPDEMIPKYLEKLKAAGIDKIIAAKQEQLDAFLSKK; encoded by the coding sequence GTGTTGAAATCGATCAAGGTATGGCCGCGAATTGCGGCGGCAATCATGGCGCTCAGCCTGGTGCTGGCGGGCTGCTCGTCCGACAAGGGAGGAACGACTCCGGCAGCGGAAGGCGGCGGAGGGGGCGAAAGCGCAAGCACGCCTTCGTATGAGGTAACGCTTTATTACCCGGGAACGCCGCAGAAGGACGTGGCGTTGGTGGAAGCGGAAATCAACAAAAAAATGGAGCCCAAAATCGGCGCGACGCTCAAAATCAATGCGATCGATTGGGGACAATGGGACAACAAGCTTAATCTGATGATTTCTTCCGGAGAAAAGTCGGACATCATCTTCACCGCGGCGTGGCAGAACTACACCGTAAACGTGGCCAAGGGAGCATTCCTGCCTTTGAATGATCTGCTCGATCAATACGGCCAGGACATCAAGAAAAACCTGGACCCGGCCTTCCTGGAAGGTTCCCAGGTGGATGGCGTGAATTACGGCGTTCCGACCAACAAGGAGCTGGCGGCGACCCGCGGAGTGCTTGTGCGCAAAGATCTCGCCGACAAGTACAACATGGACCTTTCGGCGGTGAAAACGTGGGCAGACCTGGAACCGCTGCTCAAAACGATCAAGGACAATGAACCTGGCGTCACGCCGTTCTACATGTCCAACACCAACGGCAACGGGTTGCTGGAGAATCTGGACTGGGATTATCTGGGCGATGCTTCCGTGCCTGGAGTCATCTCCAAAACGGCCGGAACGACGACCGTGCTGAACGAAGTGGAAACGCCTGAATTCAAGGAAGCCGCGGCGCTCGCCCGCAAATGGTATCAGGCAGGGTACATCAACAGCGATGCGGCGACGTCCAACGTATTCCCGAAAGACCAGGCCAAAGCTGGCAAAGCATTCATGTGGACGGACGGCATGAAGCCCGGCAAGGACAAGGAAGAGGAAGGATACGTCGGATATCCCCTGACTCAGATCGAAATGACGCAGCCGACCATTACGACAGGCGATGCATCCGGCGCGATGCTGGCGATTTCCCGATCGTCCGAACAGCCTGAAAAAGCGATGCAGGTCATCAACCTGCTGCACTCCGACAAAGAAATCAACAACTTGCTGAACTTCGGCATCGAGGGCAAACATTACGTGAAAAAAGAAGGCGAAGACAACATCATCACCCTGCCTCCAGGCGTGGATGCCAACAGCCGTACCTATAATCCAGGTGCCCAATGGCAGCTCGGGAATCAATTCCTGAACTACCTGTGGGATAACGAGGACCCGCAGAAATGGGAGAAATTCAAGGAATTCAATGCCAAAGGCGTCAAATCGCCTGCGCTTGGATTCACGTTTAACAGCCAATCGGTCAAAAACGAAATCGCGGCGGTCAACAACGTGAACAAACAGTTCAAACCGGGCATGACATCCGGCGCAGTCGATCCGGACGAGATGATCCCGAAATATTTGGAAAAGCTGAAAGCGGCAGGCATCGACAAAATCATTGCTGCCAAACAGGAACAGCTGGATGCATTCCTTTCCAAAAAATAG
- a CDS encoding sensor histidine kinase produces the protein MSYRTNLFSKMMILILIMLIPVVLLYGYSNHKTTAVLRAELNRSNSTQLEFFQNQVNTHFELLSSWPNLLIHDPDISSFRRIYVDSEYFDLDMINLVKRIQKKLSIQESSSNWTTKLYLYSPSLGRVVSERDARSYDPKSLQGNIATGWNVRKVEEGEDTKFVFSWITSSPYWINDPAQNAETLIKLEFNSDNIRDMLDKFKGDGRHDPFYYREDMGVVYNRTSDRELTGELIRELSFDKLKNVDSRTVVIDGEPYMVNTVKSRTTGFYLVDYMPLSDILKPIHQSNTLFYGSMIFLLITGALVAYLLYVQVQMPVKQLIRGFQRLKQEDYSVRIKPKGKNEFSFLSERFNSMVEKIQQLFEHVYLEQIHVREARLKQLQSQINPHFFYNCFSFITSMAKLKRVDAVVAMSHNLSRYYRYTTRQERDLVPLREEIEFVTCYLEIQQMRMERIRYTVELPDRLLGQDVPPLIVQPLVENAVIHGIETDAEAGQIRVSGEIRNGLMVLAVEDDGQGMDELARAELQHKLTGAMDQEMGCGLWNVNQRLQLKYGDRAGMSIAESPLGGLKVTLFWPASDGELFDEMERQHGQAELDE, from the coding sequence ATGTCGTACCGGACGAACTTGTTTTCCAAAATGATGATACTGATCTTGATCATGCTGATTCCGGTCGTGCTGCTATATGGGTATTCCAACCATAAAACGACTGCCGTGCTTCGCGCCGAATTAAACCGTTCCAACAGCACCCAGCTCGAATTTTTTCAAAATCAGGTCAATACGCATTTCGAGCTGCTGTCCTCGTGGCCCAACCTGCTGATTCACGATCCGGATATCTCGAGCTTTCGCCGGATTTACGTCGACAGTGAATACTTTGACCTGGACATGATCAATTTGGTCAAACGCATTCAAAAAAAGCTCAGCATCCAAGAGAGCTCGTCCAACTGGACGACCAAACTGTATCTATACTCCCCTTCACTGGGCAGGGTGGTGTCGGAACGGGATGCCCGTTCCTATGATCCGAAATCGCTTCAGGGCAACATTGCGACAGGTTGGAACGTGCGAAAAGTCGAGGAGGGCGAAGATACCAAATTTGTGTTCAGTTGGATTACGTCTTCGCCGTATTGGATCAACGACCCGGCTCAAAATGCCGAAACGCTGATCAAGCTTGAGTTCAACAGCGACAATATCCGGGATATGCTGGACAAGTTCAAAGGAGATGGACGCCACGATCCCTTTTATTATCGCGAAGACATGGGCGTCGTATATAACCGGACGTCGGATCGCGAGTTGACGGGTGAACTGATCCGGGAGCTATCTTTCGACAAGCTCAAAAACGTGGACAGCCGGACCGTCGTCATCGATGGCGAGCCCTATATGGTAAATACGGTGAAATCCCGAACGACCGGATTTTATCTGGTGGATTACATGCCGCTGTCCGATATTTTAAAACCGATCCATCAATCGAACACGCTGTTCTATGGCTCGATGATCTTTTTGTTGATCACCGGCGCCCTCGTCGCCTATTTGCTGTACGTACAGGTACAGATGCCGGTCAAACAGCTGATCCGCGGTTTCCAGCGACTGAAGCAGGAGGATTATTCCGTACGGATCAAACCCAAGGGCAAAAACGAGTTCAGCTTTCTGTCCGAACGGTTCAATTCCATGGTGGAAAAAATACAGCAGCTGTTCGAGCATGTCTATCTCGAGCAGATCCATGTGCGGGAAGCGCGCTTGAAACAGCTGCAATCGCAGATCAATCCGCACTTTTTTTATAATTGCTTCTCGTTCATCACTAGCATGGCGAAGCTGAAGCGCGTGGATGCCGTCGTGGCTATGTCCCACAACCTGTCGAGATATTATCGGTACACGACCCGGCAGGAACGCGATCTGGTCCCTCTCAGGGAAGAGATCGAATTTGTGACGTGTTATCTGGAAATTCAACAAATGCGCATGGAGCGAATCCGCTATACGGTAGAATTGCCGGATCGTTTGCTCGGGCAGGACGTGCCCCCGCTGATCGTGCAGCCGCTCGTCGAGAACGCGGTGATTCACGGCATCGAAACAGACGCTGAAGCCGGCCAAATCCGGGTTTCCGGCGAGATCCGGAACGGACTGATGGTGTTGGCTGTGGAGGATGACGGGCAGGGCATGGATGAGCTTGCTCGCGCAGAGCTGCAGCATAAACTGACGGGCGCAATGGATCAGGAGATGGGCTGCGGTCTTTGGAACGTGAACCAGCGCCTGCAGCTCAAGTACGGCGACCGGGCTGGCATGAGCATTGCGGAATCGCCGCTTGGCGGACTGAAAGTGACCTTATTCTGGCCTGCTTCCGATGGCGAGTTATTCGACGAAATGGAGAGGCAGCATGGACAAGCGGAGTTAGACGAGTAA
- a CDS encoding response regulator, whose translation MIDILLVDDETYVTESLEMTIPWGELGVTTVLRAASGNEALRILEENAVDVVVTDIRMPGMTGLELIAEIGSRWPHIRCILLTGHSDFEYAKRAIQLQAADYILKPVNDDEFMSSVTAAITALRGEWDEFDKYHRLLYSRKSDYKILRENLMHDLLLGREMTTKALGEQLSEYEIPLQPDKPSVMMLIRLTGRFAAMDQQSLDLMDFAVGNIAEEVFGQQFNVWFARGPHDCLVMLIQDPKGTEGPLEASELKTWAAKFREHVIRYLQGDLFLVATSPFPFGELPVVYRKSLGSLVLSGPDQDAIVLLEKDMDKRPENDAAQVLEELYKPPMLPQLLETKQWDEAARKLNAVFDAAERVRLAREHVYEMYLSVTNAFMYIAHKQGHLVHEIDHAGFDLLLAHQLIQSPERLRRWAMEMLAKLQEELSDQDGTQSRRHVIKQVQELVARDAGQELSVKMIADKVYLHPVYLSKIYKAETGEGLGDYMIRMRMERALYLLKHTNKKIYEITSELGYQNPQYFSKMFKKHYGMTPNEFRDQA comes from the coding sequence GTGATCGACATTTTGCTGGTGGATGATGAAACGTATGTGACGGAAAGTCTGGAAATGACCATTCCGTGGGGAGAGCTTGGCGTAACGACCGTGCTGCGCGCGGCTTCGGGAAACGAAGCGCTGCGGATTCTGGAAGAAAACGCAGTGGACGTCGTGGTCACCGACATCCGCATGCCTGGCATGACGGGGTTGGAACTGATCGCTGAGATCGGCAGCCGCTGGCCGCACATTCGCTGCATTTTGCTTACAGGACATAGTGATTTCGAATATGCAAAGAGGGCCATTCAGCTGCAGGCTGCAGACTACATCCTCAAGCCGGTGAACGACGACGAGTTCATGTCTTCCGTTACGGCTGCCATTACGGCGCTGCGCGGGGAATGGGATGAATTCGACAAATACCACAGACTGCTCTACAGCCGCAAGTCGGACTACAAAATTTTGCGGGAAAATTTGATGCACGATCTGCTGTTGGGGCGCGAAATGACAACCAAGGCGCTTGGCGAACAGTTGTCCGAATACGAAATTCCGCTTCAGCCGGACAAGCCGTCGGTCATGATGCTGATCCGTCTGACGGGACGGTTCGCGGCCATGGATCAGCAATCGCTCGACCTGATGGATTTTGCCGTCGGCAATATCGCCGAGGAAGTGTTCGGGCAGCAATTCAACGTATGGTTCGCACGGGGACCGCACGACTGCCTCGTCATGCTGATACAGGACCCGAAAGGAACGGAAGGACCGTTGGAAGCGTCCGAATTAAAGACATGGGCCGCAAAGTTCCGCGAACATGTCATCCGTTATTTGCAGGGAGATCTGTTCCTTGTCGCCACCTCGCCTTTTCCATTCGGCGAATTGCCGGTCGTTTACCGCAAAAGCCTAGGTTCATTGGTACTGTCCGGCCCGGATCAGGATGCCATCGTTTTGCTGGAAAAAGACATGGACAAGCGGCCGGAGAACGATGCGGCGCAAGTGTTGGAGGAATTGTACAAACCGCCGATGCTGCCCCAATTGTTGGAAACGAAGCAATGGGATGAGGCCGCCCGCAAACTGAACGCGGTTTTTGATGCCGCTGAACGGGTTCGGCTCGCAAGGGAGCACGTTTACGAGATGTATTTGTCGGTCACGAACGCTTTTATGTACATTGCGCATAAACAAGGCCATTTGGTGCATGAAATCGATCATGCGGGCTTTGATCTTCTGCTTGCGCATCAACTGATCCAATCGCCGGAGCGATTGCGCCGCTGGGCGATGGAAATGCTGGCCAAGCTGCAGGAGGAACTGTCCGACCAGGATGGCACGCAGAGCCGCAGGCATGTGATCAAACAAGTGCAGGAATTGGTGGCAAGGGATGCGGGACAAGAGCTGTCCGTCAAGATGATCGCCGACAAGGTCTACTTGCATCCCGTCTATCTGTCCAAAATCTACAAGGCGGAGACCGGCGAAGGCTTGGGCGACTACATGATCCGGATGCGAATGGAGCGCGCGCTGTATTTGCTCAAACACACAAACAAAAAAATATACGAGATCACCAGCGAGCTGGGGTATCAAAATCCCCAATATTTCAGCAAAATGTTCAAAAAACATTACGGTATGACCCCCAACGAATTCAGGGACCAGGCATAA